Proteins encoded together in one Desulfosporosinus meridiei DSM 13257 window:
- a CDS encoding VanW family protein, protein MEEDANPAELSQLQNFLKRYKPFLIILGILMTAIGLITLTLVIYTWDRGQIVRGVELEIPLEELTIEEARDKLEQQRNEYYQRSVHFIADDKNFVINMKDLGFTYDYQEPLQEAYLIGREGTILDKAVSKYKASFGIIKEPNYQWDDLILAEALTTHSSFLNMPAQDAHFLINPDNSLDIIPENQGKEVDLDSLAQIVKTQALKGDNSIVVPFKEVKPAITKKNLELVNKSDVISEYTTTFDQTLIERSLNIKLAAKAIDGKVLKPGEIFSFNNTVGPRTEEAGYQTSMIIEGNTFVPGLGGGVCQVSSTLYNAVCLAAPALSVVERSPHSLPVKYVPLGQDATVAYPNLDFKFQNLSEGYLLIRSIVNSNTLTFRIYGKPKELS, encoded by the coding sequence ATGGAAGAGGATGCCAACCCTGCGGAATTGTCACAACTTCAAAACTTTCTGAAAAGGTATAAACCCTTTCTAATTATTCTTGGTATTCTAATGACGGCAATCGGACTGATCACTCTTACACTGGTTATATATACCTGGGACAGAGGGCAGATTGTTAGGGGTGTTGAATTAGAAATCCCTTTAGAAGAGCTAACTATTGAGGAAGCTCGAGATAAATTGGAACAACAGAGAAATGAATATTACCAAAGATCTGTTCATTTCATTGCGGACGATAAAAATTTTGTAATTAATATGAAGGATCTGGGTTTTACTTATGACTATCAAGAACCACTTCAAGAGGCTTATTTGATTGGTAGAGAAGGAACAATCTTGGATAAAGCTGTCAGCAAATATAAAGCAAGCTTTGGAATTATAAAAGAACCTAATTATCAATGGGATGATTTAATCCTAGCAGAGGCCCTGACTACTCATTCTTCGTTTTTAAACATGCCGGCTCAGGATGCACACTTTTTGATTAACCCAGATAATTCCCTGGATATAATCCCGGAAAATCAAGGAAAAGAAGTTGACCTCGATTCGCTTGCCCAGATCGTAAAGACACAGGCATTAAAGGGGGACAATTCAATCGTTGTTCCTTTCAAAGAAGTCAAACCCGCAATTACAAAAAAGAATCTTGAACTCGTCAATAAAAGCGATGTTATAAGTGAATACACCACAACTTTTGATCAGACCCTAATCGAGCGATCACTCAACATTAAACTTGCGGCAAAAGCAATTGATGGTAAGGTATTAAAACCAGGAGAAATATTCTCTTTTAATAATACCGTAGGTCCCAGAACAGAAGAGGCAGGTTACCAGACTTCTATGATAATTGAAGGGAATACATTCGTCCCTGGTCTAGGGGGAGGAGTATGTCAGGTTTCCAGTACTCTTTACAATGCTGTTTGCCTAGCTGCGCCTGCCTTAAGTGTGGTTGAACGTTCTCCTCATAGCTTGCCTGTGAAATATGTTCCCCTAGGACAGGACGCAACAGTGGCTTATCCTAACCTGGATTTTAAATTTCAAAATCTCTCAGAAGGATACCTCCTGATTAGGAGTATTGTTAATAGCAATACGTTAACGTTTAGGATATATGGAAAGCCCAAAGAACTGTCCTAA
- a CDS encoding ABC transporter ATP-binding protein, whose protein sequence is MSEDRPQNPGPRPGGGGGGFGGGFGAPVQKPKNFKASLKRLIKYLSPHKTNLMVVFIFAVASTIFTIAAPKVTSKAMNKLQDGYMAKMMLREMTEAQTQVTQQIKTQMNQMQKTPGLGQSQQSPDPETLRGVQEFMNLPMLSSVTDPNQKADIVQQMLNLVKKMPVSQTEGQSIKLTEDQINGVIRSIRETNGEYDFNYIGRIVLILIGMYLISAVFSLVMGLVMSGVAQKTVRDMRRQIDLKLNNLPLRYFDKHPHGDILSRVTNDVDTIATTLQQSLTQIITSLITIIGYIIMMLTISPILTLIVVATLPLYIISTATIAKKSQKYFAAQQKELGQLSGHVEEMYTGHKIVKVFGREKDSIDKFDAINDRLQTAGWKAQFISGIMFPLMNFISNIGYVGISIVGGIWITRNLLGLGDILAFIQYSRSFTMPIAQTANIANVIQSTVACAERVFEILDEEEEIPDKSKAQIIEFSKGQVSFEQVDFRYEEDVPLIEDMNLNVEPGHTVAIVGPTGAGKTTLVNLLMRFYEINSGTIRIDGVDIRDLKRSELRKMFGMVLQDTWLFNGTIKENIAYGKQGATTEEIVQAAKAAHADHFIRTLPDGYNTMLNEEATNISQGQKQLLTIARAILADPKILILDEATSSVDTRTEVLIQKAMANLMKDRTNFVIAHRLSTIRDSELILVMNNGKIIEMGNHIELLEKAGFYADLYYSQFSESLDTKTG, encoded by the coding sequence ATGAGTGAAGATAGACCACAAAATCCCGGCCCAAGACCTGGAGGGGGTGGGGGAGGCTTTGGGGGTGGTTTTGGAGCGCCAGTTCAAAAACCTAAGAACTTTAAAGCAAGTTTAAAAAGGCTAATCAAATATTTGAGTCCCCATAAAACCAACCTCATGGTTGTATTTATATTTGCGGTTGCCAGTACGATCTTTACCATAGCCGCTCCTAAAGTAACCAGTAAAGCGATGAATAAGCTTCAGGATGGATATATGGCCAAGATGATGCTTAGAGAAATGACTGAGGCCCAGACCCAGGTTACCCAGCAAATAAAGACACAAATGAATCAAATGCAGAAAACTCCAGGTCTTGGGCAGAGTCAACAATCTCCGGATCCTGAAACCCTTCGAGGAGTTCAAGAGTTTATGAATCTGCCAATGCTTAGTTCGGTGACAGACCCTAATCAAAAAGCAGACATTGTTCAGCAGATGTTGAATCTAGTAAAGAAAATGCCTGTGAGTCAAACTGAGGGACAATCGATAAAATTAACTGAGGATCAAATAAATGGAGTAATTCGTTCCATACGTGAAACCAATGGGGAATATGACTTTAATTATATAGGAAGGATTGTTTTAATCCTGATAGGAATGTATTTAATTAGTGCTGTCTTTAGTTTAGTTATGGGTTTAGTGATGTCGGGAGTGGCTCAGAAAACCGTTCGAGATATGCGCAGACAAATTGATCTAAAACTAAATAATTTGCCCTTGAGGTATTTTGATAAACATCCTCATGGCGACATCTTAAGCCGTGTTACCAATGATGTTGATACTATTGCAACTACATTGCAGCAAAGTTTAACACAAATTATCACGTCCCTAATTACAATTATCGGTTATATCATTATGATGCTGACGATTAGCCCAATACTTACTCTTATAGTTGTAGCTACATTACCTTTGTACATTATTTCGACCGCCACTATTGCGAAGAAATCTCAAAAGTATTTTGCTGCCCAACAGAAAGAACTGGGACAGCTCAGCGGGCATGTGGAAGAAATGTATACCGGGCATAAAATTGTTAAAGTCTTTGGTCGAGAGAAAGACTCAATAGATAAATTTGACGCAATTAACGACAGATTGCAGACAGCAGGCTGGAAAGCGCAATTCATTTCGGGGATCATGTTTCCTCTGATGAACTTTATCAGCAATATAGGCTATGTAGGTATTAGTATAGTTGGAGGAATCTGGATTACCCGAAATTTACTTGGGCTGGGTGACATTTTAGCCTTTATCCAATATTCAAGGTCTTTTACCATGCCTATTGCGCAAACTGCAAATATTGCCAACGTGATTCAATCCACAGTAGCTTGCGCAGAACGAGTTTTTGAGATTCTTGATGAAGAGGAAGAAATACCTGATAAATCTAAGGCTCAAATCATTGAGTTCTCGAAAGGGCAGGTAAGCTTTGAACAGGTAGATTTTCGTTATGAAGAAGATGTACCTTTAATTGAAGATATGAATCTCAATGTAGAACCAGGCCACACAGTTGCTATTGTTGGCCCGACTGGTGCGGGCAAAACCACCTTAGTAAATCTGCTAATGCGGTTTTACGAAATTAACTCAGGAACAATTAGGATAGATGGGGTTGATATCAGAGATCTAAAACGCAGCGAACTGAGAAAGATGTTTGGCATGGTATTGCAAGACACATGGCTGTTCAATGGAACAATTAAAGAGAATATAGCCTATGGAAAACAAGGAGCAACGACGGAAGAAATTGTGCAGGCGGCTAAAGCTGCACATGCAGATCACTTCATCAGAACATTGCCTGATGGCTACAATACGATGCTCAATGAGGAGGCAACGAATATTTCCCAGGGTCAAAAACAATTGCTAACCATAGCACGAGCCATTCTGGCAGATCCGAAAATTTTAATTCTTGACGAAGCCACCAGTAGCGTGGATACCAGAACAGAAGTTTTGATTCAAAAGGCTATGGCAAACCTTATGAAGGACAGAACTAATTTTGTTATTGCCCACCGGTTGTCGACGATACGTGATTCTGAACTAATCTTAGTCATGAACAATGGCAAGATCATAGAAATGGGTAACCATATAGAACTGCTTGAAAAAGCTGGTTTCTATGCAGATCTTTACTACAGTCAATTTTCCGAAAGTCTGGATACTAAGACTGGGTAG
- a CDS encoding phosphohydrolase, translating into MSDYILTYSKIKFFPLEPIMEDIKIEDIAHSLSLMTRVNGHCSHFYSVGQHSILCYREAKSRGYSERVQLGCLIHDASESYISDLTRPVKKNLPEYFAIEEKLQSVIYDRFGLGDLSDEERKQIENVDDTLLHYEFETLMEFPIFDVPPKKGMEHEFSLRDFASVENEFISVFKNLYNQEN; encoded by the coding sequence ATGTCCGACTACATACTAACCTACTCAAAGATCAAGTTCTTTCCACTGGAACCAATTATGGAAGACATTAAGATTGAGGATATTGCCCACTCATTATCACTGATGACCAGGGTCAACGGTCATTGCAGTCACTTTTACTCAGTTGGGCAGCACTCAATTCTTTGCTATAGGGAGGCCAAAAGCCGAGGGTATTCCGAGCGAGTACAACTCGGATGCCTTATACATGATGCAAGTGAAAGTTATATTTCAGATTTGACAAGGCCGGTCAAGAAAAACCTCCCGGAGTACTTTGCAATTGAGGAAAAATTACAAAGTGTTATTTATGATAGATTTGGCCTAGGGGATTTGTCAGATGAAGAGCGGAAACAAATTGAAAATGTGGATGATACTCTTCTGCACTATGAGTTTGAAACATTAATGGAGTTTCCGATTTTTGATGTCCCACCGAAGAAGGGGATGGAACATGAATTTTCACTTCGGGATTTTGCCAGTGTAGAAAATGAATTTATATCTGTATTTAAGAACTTATATAATCAGGAGAATTAG
- a CDS encoding damage-control phosphatase ARMT1 family protein — MNVTLECIPCYIKQTINTLAQTEITEEKAREIIHGTLPLISSLDPQRTPAENSTIILRRANELLGIEDPFHKAKKESNDLALELLPQLKERIQKSADPLLMSLQIAVAGNIIDMGILKDFDVEKSIQEALAKSFTRDDYVSFQQSLNEAQEILILGDNSGEIVFDKLLAEQLLEYGLKVTYAVKDQPILNDATMEDAAYVGMGGQIRVISNGSGFLGTILQDCSPDFLDVYKSAGLVISKGQANYESLEELGKDDRRLYFLLRAKCEIVAENLGVKLNEMVFCRS, encoded by the coding sequence GTGAATGTAACTCTGGAATGTATTCCTTGCTATATAAAGCAAACGATTAATACCTTGGCACAAACTGAAATCACTGAGGAAAAAGCGAGAGAAATAATTCATGGAACCCTGCCCCTTATTTCCAGCTTAGATCCTCAAAGAACTCCGGCAGAGAACTCAACCATTATTCTTAGAAGAGCAAATGAGCTGTTGGGAATCGAGGATCCCTTTCATAAGGCTAAGAAAGAATCTAATGATTTGGCCCTTGAACTTCTTCCTCAACTCAAAGAGAGAATTCAGAAAAGTGCAGACCCCCTGTTAATGTCTTTGCAAATCGCAGTTGCCGGGAATATCATTGATATGGGTATTCTGAAGGATTTTGATGTTGAGAAGAGTATTCAGGAGGCCTTGGCTAAAAGTTTTACGCGGGACGATTATGTTTCTTTCCAACAAAGTCTAAATGAAGCCCAGGAGATATTGATTCTCGGAGATAACAGTGGGGAAATTGTCTTTGATAAGTTACTAGCTGAACAGCTTTTAGAATATGGGCTAAAGGTGACTTATGCCGTTAAAGATCAACCGATTTTAAATGATGCCACCATGGAAGACGCGGCTTATGTAGGAATGGGAGGGCAGATTCGGGTGATTTCGAACGGCAGTGGTTTTCTAGGGACGATTCTCCAAGACTGTTCGCCTGACTTCCTGGATGTATATAAATCGGCAGGCTTAGTGATCAGCAAGGGACAGGCAAATTATGAATCCCTCGAAGAACTTGGTAAAGATGATAGAAGGTTATATTTTTTGCTGCGAGCCAAATGTGAGATTGTCGCCGAAAACTTAGGGGTTAAACTTAATGAAATGGTGTTTTGCCGTAGTTGA
- a CDS encoding radical SAM/SPASM domain-containing protein, whose translation MVNVRNITGLERTFFNLRLKISTFFYFLSSLRKGELSMQEFILVLRRLLLFVSRMKQNKFVNIEGKTRLGLYIPGFPSAAFHTACRKFNQFEGKMPCTTVLLSITSACPYHCQHCYQKLDKGKDVDIKVLIGIVRKLQEMGVAFFNIEGGEPFFAYERLKQVCQAIDSRSEIWINSTGAGMTKERLAELSGLNVTAVMFSLHSPDAKLFNKFMGKDSAWETMKAGVEMCHEAGLAVAFNTCLMREDFYNGIFEGIMEAAKDFKACLIQIIKPKPAGGWLEKGVVEFTPQDIKYVKGRVNHYNLHKKMARYPAISAQIIEEDKSVFGCTAGGTDRFYINAKGDLQPCEFLNISFGNIIKDKFEDIYSKMRTCFTWGGEGYLCESCSQEIHRLYEENGLDTLPLTPELSEKIYSSWERGRKTDLYERLERMR comes from the coding sequence ATGGTAAATGTAAGGAATATTACAGGTTTAGAGAGAACTTTCTTCAACTTAAGGTTGAAAATAAGCACTTTTTTCTACTTTCTTTCGTCTCTGAGGAAAGGCGAGCTTTCTATGCAGGAGTTTATTCTAGTATTGAGAAGGCTGCTTCTTTTTGTCTCCAGAATGAAGCAGAATAAATTTGTTAATATTGAGGGAAAGACTCGCCTGGGACTGTATATCCCCGGCTTTCCATCCGCCGCATTTCACACCGCCTGTCGGAAATTTAATCAATTTGAGGGAAAGATGCCTTGTACTACAGTCTTGTTATCGATTACATCAGCTTGCCCTTATCATTGCCAGCATTGTTATCAGAAACTTGATAAGGGTAAGGATGTGGATATTAAAGTATTAATAGGGATAGTCCGTAAGCTTCAGGAAATGGGAGTAGCTTTCTTTAATATCGAAGGTGGGGAGCCCTTTTTTGCTTATGAACGGCTTAAACAGGTATGCCAAGCTATAGATTCAAGATCTGAGATCTGGATCAATTCCACAGGTGCGGGCATGACTAAAGAAAGACTTGCAGAACTTAGCGGGCTGAATGTGACCGCGGTCATGTTTTCCTTGCATAGCCCCGATGCCAAGCTCTTTAACAAATTTATGGGGAAAGACTCTGCCTGGGAAACCATGAAGGCTGGAGTTGAGATGTGCCACGAAGCGGGTTTGGCGGTGGCTTTTAATACCTGCTTAATGCGGGAAGATTTCTATAACGGTATATTCGAAGGAATTATGGAGGCAGCCAAGGATTTCAAGGCTTGTTTGATCCAAATAATTAAGCCAAAGCCAGCGGGAGGGTGGCTGGAAAAAGGAGTTGTCGAATTCACCCCCCAGGACATTAAATATGTCAAAGGGAGGGTCAACCACTACAACTTACATAAGAAGATGGCTAGATATCCGGCTATCTCCGCACAAATCATTGAAGAAGATAAGTCGGTTTTTGGTTGTACTGCCGGGGGAACCGACAGATTTTATATCAATGCCAAGGGAGATCTACAGCCTTGTGAGTTTTTAAATATCTCCTTTGGTAACATAATCAAGGACAAATTTGAAGATATCTACTCCAAAATGCGTACTTGCTTTACATGGGGCGGAGAGGGTTATCTCTGTGAAAGCTGTTCGCAAGAAATTCATAGACTTTATGAGGAGAATGGCTTAGACACCCTCCCTCTGACCCCGGAGTTGTCAGAGAAGATCTATAGTTCCTGGGAGCGGGGAAGGAAAACGGATTTATATGAGAGGTTGGAGCGGATGAGGTAG
- a CDS encoding Zn-dependent hydrolase, translating to MINKKRLYNRLMELGEIGKQESGGITRLAFTPEDRRAKDLVTSYMKEAGLSVREDAVGNIIGRREGRNPEAPAVVTGSHVDSVYNGGIFDGALGIIGGIEVLQTMQEQGIKTEHPIEVYAFNDEEGARFSFSMMGSRGMIGSLKPEDLELKDKEGISLATIMKAQGMDPTMIRCAARTKGTIKAFIELHIEQGKVLEKNNQSVGIVTGIVNELWLKCTFKGEAGHAGTTPMTMRHDALVAAAEFVQTVEQEARKTGTTVATVGKMSVLPGGINIIPGTVEITLDLRDLNQEVSDQVEDAIFKEAKRICRERNLEMRTEVLQRIPPSLCSEEFQLAAKAAFEKLGFEPFYLPSGAGHDAMQVVNICPIGMIFIRSKDGISHNPAEWSSPEDCADGVNVLFHTLLSLAN from the coding sequence GTGATTAACAAAAAACGACTATATAATCGCCTGATGGAGTTAGGGGAAATAGGTAAACAGGAATCTGGGGGTATAACTAGATTGGCCTTTACCCCGGAGGACCGTAGAGCAAAAGATCTCGTCACTTCCTATATGAAAGAAGCAGGTTTAAGTGTGCGAGAGGATGCGGTCGGTAATATTATTGGGCGCAGGGAAGGTCGTAATCCAGAAGCCCCGGCGGTTGTCACTGGCTCTCATGTTGATTCTGTATATAACGGCGGAATCTTCGACGGTGCATTAGGAATAATCGGAGGCATAGAGGTTCTGCAAACCATGCAGGAACAGGGCATTAAGACCGAACATCCTATTGAAGTCTATGCATTTAATGATGAAGAGGGGGCTCGTTTTAGCTTCAGTATGATGGGCAGCAGGGGAATGATCGGCAGTCTGAAACCTGAAGATTTAGAGCTGAAAGATAAAGAGGGAATCTCTCTGGCAACAATTATGAAAGCTCAGGGTATGGATCCGACGATGATTCGTTGTGCCGCTCGCACTAAAGGCACTATAAAAGCTTTTATCGAATTGCATATCGAACAAGGTAAGGTGCTTGAGAAGAATAATCAATCAGTAGGGATTGTCACAGGGATAGTTAATGAATTATGGCTTAAATGTACCTTTAAAGGTGAGGCAGGACATGCCGGAACAACACCCATGACAATGAGACATGACGCACTAGTTGCAGCCGCCGAATTTGTCCAAACTGTTGAACAGGAAGCCAGGAAGACCGGTACAACGGTTGCTACTGTTGGGAAAATGAGTGTTTTACCGGGCGGAATTAATATTATCCCGGGAACGGTTGAAATTACTCTAGATTTAAGAGATCTCAATCAAGAAGTTAGCGATCAAGTCGAAGATGCGATTTTTAAAGAAGCGAAACGAATTTGCCGCGAAAGAAATCTGGAAATGCGTACTGAAGTGTTACAGCGCATCCCGCCTTCACTTTGTTCGGAAGAGTTTCAACTTGCGGCCAAAGCAGCTTTTGAAAAATTAGGATTTGAACCCTTTTATCTGCCAAGCGGGGCTGGTCATGATGCCATGCAGGTGGTAAACATCTGTCCTATCGGTATGATCTTCATAAGATCAAAAGATGGAATCAGCCATAATCCGGCTGAATGGAGTTCGCCGGAGGATTGTGCGGATGGAGTTAATGTTCTCTTCCATACTCTTTTGAGTCTGGCAAATTAG
- a CDS encoding sensor histidine kinase: MTEVTYTETQFAPAKRLLDGEIKIQAEQIIDQNLVPDLFKLIPSVILVLNKERQVIYSNDVLLETIGVSDRRKFLGMRPGELLNCIHSNTTKGGCGTTENCSVCGSIQAILESQITKAPIAKECLLTVNTERGEECLELSIYAAPIKHDFTLFIVRDISEEKKRQMYERVFFHDLINSSGAAKGLISLLKEITDINEARELSTYAFEAIEQVLEEINSQKSLRNAENGTLNLNLSEFRVKELVEKLVEQYKKNNSVTCPIEVKCDIDVMVFSDVVLVRRVLNNMLKNALESSYMDTVTVEGIKKDGYVEFKVNNRQYIPKDIQLQMFKRTFSTKGEGRGLGTYSMKLLGEKYLGGYIKFVSTEEFGTTFVFGLPIRKVQNQAISYFN; encoded by the coding sequence ATGACGGAAGTTACATACACAGAAACACAATTCGCACCTGCAAAACGTTTATTAGATGGGGAAATTAAAATACAAGCAGAGCAAATAATAGATCAAAATTTAGTGCCTGACCTTTTTAAACTCATACCCAGTGTAATACTTGTGTTAAACAAAGAGAGGCAAGTCATTTATTCTAATGATGTTTTACTGGAAACTATAGGTGTTTCAGATAGAAGAAAATTCTTAGGTATGCGGCCGGGGGAATTGTTAAATTGTATTCACTCAAATACGACGAAGGGTGGTTGCGGAACCACAGAAAATTGCAGCGTTTGCGGATCTATTCAGGCAATCCTGGAATCACAGATAACCAAAGCACCGATTGCCAAGGAATGTCTGTTAACGGTGAATACCGAGCGGGGGGAAGAATGTTTAGAACTTTCAATTTATGCCGCGCCCATTAAACATGATTTTACATTATTTATAGTGAGAGATATTAGTGAAGAAAAGAAACGACAGATGTATGAACGGGTTTTTTTTCACGACTTGATTAACTCATCGGGAGCGGCTAAAGGACTTATTTCTTTACTAAAAGAGATTACGGACATAAATGAGGCGAGGGAATTGTCAACCTACGCCTTCGAGGCGATAGAACAGGTACTTGAAGAGATTAATAGTCAAAAGTCTTTAAGAAATGCCGAAAATGGCACGCTTAACTTAAACCTATCAGAATTCAGAGTAAAGGAACTCGTTGAAAAGCTAGTTGAACAGTATAAAAAGAATAACAGTGTCACATGTCCAATAGAAGTTAAATGCGATATTGATGTGATGGTTTTCAGTGATGTTGTTTTGGTTAGACGTGTCCTTAATAACATGCTGAAAAATGCTCTTGAATCATCCTATATGGATACTGTAACGGTTGAGGGGATAAAGAAGGATGGCTACGTAGAATTTAAAGTGAATAATAGACAATATATACCGAAAGATATCCAACTACAAATGTTTAAACGTACTTTTTCAACCAAAGGGGAAGGACGGGGATTAGGCACTTATAGTATGAAACTCTTAGGAGAGAAATATCTGGGTGGGTATATTAAATTTGTCTCAACAGAGGAATTTGGGACAACATTTGTTTTTGGCTTACCAATCCGAAAGGTTCAGAATCAAGCAATTTCATATTTTAACTAA
- a CDS encoding DUF2695 domain-containing protein: MQLSNDNDQETDNIQKGGVISENLASKPQVLSDKKLIKEEVKRRLISGIQTAALEYDSLYNEEKATLNKDYVLLSLLFQRMFFYKLNEKLSGLSCDHTLRFTKQILTQMQFKRGKINEIIDVFKKNGGQCDCEILYNVESQLIGK, from the coding sequence ATGCAGCTATCTAACGATAACGATCAGGAAACAGATAATATACAAAAAGGCGGAGTAATTAGTGAAAACCTTGCGTCTAAACCTCAGGTTTTAAGCGATAAGAAACTTATTAAAGAAGAAGTCAAGCGACGACTTATCTCAGGTATCCAAACAGCAGCCCTGGAGTATGATTCTCTATATAATGAAGAGAAAGCAACCTTAAATAAGGATTATGTATTGTTGAGTCTGCTCTTTCAGAGAATGTTTTTTTATAAATTAAACGAGAAGCTCTCAGGGTTATCCTGCGACCATACCCTTCGATTCACTAAGCAGATCTTAACTCAGATGCAATTTAAAAGGGGAAAAATTAACGAGATAATTGATGTATTCAAAAAGAATGGTGGACAGTGTGATTGTGAGATTCTTTATAATGTGGAGAGTCAATTAATCGGAAAATAA
- a CDS encoding ABC transporter ATP-binding protein yields the protein MLNLFKYLKPYTAMIAGALVLIFLQTLGDLYLPTLMSDIINDGVLHGDTDKIMQIGGFMLLVAGGGALSSILATYLSSKSAVGLGTILRSKVFKVVESYSLHEFDKIGTATLITRTTNDINQIQMVTVMILRMMVSAPMMAVGGIIMALQEDKELTWVLAVAIPVLTIVIALIASRMIPLFRLVQVKIDRINLVLREKLTGIRVIRAFNTVELEMKRFDDANVDLTDNYIKVNKIMAYMMPSIMLIMNFTSLAVLWFGGIRISNGSMDLGALAAFTQYAMQIMFSMLMLSVMFIMVPRAQAAAVRINEVLDTIPEITDPSKRIDSFTEKGHVQFRDVTFSYHGAEEPALSNISFEAQPGKVTAIIGSTGSGKSTLINLIPRFYDVDSGSIQVDGVDVREMTQETLRAKIGFVPQRSQLFSGTIRENIRFGNEQVTDEEIKQAAEIAQAGDFIENFEGGFEHHITQGGTNVSGGQKQRLSIARALARKPEVYIFDDSFSALDFKTDARLRAALKKEIAEETVIIVAQRVGTVMDADNIIVLDKGQISGMGTHKELLATNDVYREIVASQLSEEEIA from the coding sequence GTGTTGAATTTATTCAAGTACTTAAAACCATACACAGCTATGATTGCAGGGGCTTTGGTGCTGATTTTTTTACAAACTTTAGGGGATCTTTATCTCCCGACCTTAATGTCAGATATTATCAATGATGGGGTGTTACATGGTGATACTGACAAGATTATGCAGATCGGTGGATTTATGCTTTTAGTCGCTGGGGGAGGAGCCTTGAGTTCGATCTTAGCTACTTACTTGTCTTCAAAATCTGCAGTAGGCTTAGGCACAATCTTACGCAGTAAAGTGTTTAAGGTGGTGGAAAGCTATTCGCTTCATGAATTTGATAAGATTGGAACTGCCACACTAATTACACGAACCACCAATGATATTAACCAGATTCAGATGGTTACTGTAATGATTTTGCGTATGATGGTCAGCGCTCCGATGATGGCGGTTGGGGGTATCATAATGGCACTACAGGAAGATAAAGAGCTTACCTGGGTGCTTGCCGTTGCTATACCGGTTCTGACGATTGTTATTGCCTTGATTGCCTCCAGGATGATCCCTCTTTTTAGATTAGTCCAAGTAAAAATTGATAGAATTAATCTTGTCCTGCGAGAAAAGCTGACAGGGATTCGGGTAATACGTGCTTTTAATACCGTAGAACTTGAAATGAAACGGTTTGACGATGCTAATGTGGATCTTACAGATAACTATATTAAGGTTAATAAAATTATGGCATACATGATGCCCTCCATTATGTTAATTATGAACTTTACTTCCTTAGCTGTGCTCTGGTTTGGCGGAATCCGAATTAGCAATGGCAGTATGGATCTGGGTGCACTCGCGGCTTTTACCCAATATGCAATGCAGATAATGTTCTCGATGTTAATGCTGTCTGTGATGTTTATTATGGTACCCCGTGCCCAGGCTGCAGCTGTGAGAATTAATGAAGTTTTGGATACGATCCCTGAGATTACGGATCCCAGTAAACGAATAGACTCCTTTACTGAAAAAGGCCATGTGCAATTCAGAGATGTTACCTTTTCCTATCATGGTGCTGAGGAACCCGCATTAAGTAACATATCCTTTGAGGCTCAACCCGGAAAAGTGACAGCTATTATAGGAAGTACCGGGTCGGGAAAATCCACCCTAATTAATCTGATTCCAAGATTCTATGATGTGGACAGTGGAAGTATTCAGGTTGACGGAGTAGATGTAAGGGAAATGACCCAGGAAACCCTGCGTGCAAAGATCGGATTCGTACCCCAAAGATCCCAGCTGTTTTCTGGAACTATCCGGGAGAATATTCGATTCGGCAATGAGCAGGTCACGGATGAAGAAATTAAACAAGCTGCTGAAATCGCTCAAGCAGGTGATTTTATTGAAAATTTTGAGGGCGGCTTTGAACACCATATAACCCAAGGTGGAACCAATGTATCAGGAGGACAGAAACAGCGCCTTTCCATAGCTAGAGCATTGGCCAGAAAACCTGAGGTCTATATTTTTGACGATAGTTTCTCAGCACTTGATTTTAAAACTGATGCACGATTGAGAGCAGCTTTAAAAAAGGAAATTGCTGAGGAAACAGTTATCATTGTAGCCCAGCGGGTAGGGACTGTCATGGATGCTGATAATATTATTGTATTGGATAAAGGACAGATCTCGGGAATGGGGACACATAAAGAACTATTAGCTACCAACGATGTATATCGTGAAATTGTTGCTTCACAGTTGTCAGAGGAGGAAATCGCATGA